A single region of the Novosphingobium sp. SL115 genome encodes:
- a CDS encoding ATP-binding protein: MRVAGTGSPGNGPDAGWPHSTGRPASAELASSLDTIRFATILFADIVGSTRLISTLDPEDARDLLDRAVQVMKDAIHECGGMVVRVQGDGVMAVFGVHPAAEDHALRAAIAARNAVDRLRNSSMGVLPAPQARIGIHAGPVLLRQQDNDFGSIIDLVGHAAHVAGQVEKLAPPGSVAISQSTLSLITEHCETRPLATQSHSGQPDPDHGIGSAILELTRVELARGDHLPVKGNSTFPFVGRDGQLDLIRRLVFHLATGRGTSLRFTGEAGIGKSRLLLEASRIAAGVGIVFLSVRGNALTRAVPFGCLAGAVRHMVQLLAQFGGSFAATGLTHDQRLFVDAFLEGQTDWLPEMSPGDRNRVASQAIIALVHAVCAKTPLLLLADDIQYMDIASLAVLSALAAEIGRPEVDPSETEAGQTVRAAIIFAGRPEASRWFGAAGASPIALEPLSGSASRQMVAAITTMDGLSPDTLDNILERSGGLPLALQEFAVSARSESARLPARLDNLLAERLALLDDNATRLCQLCSALGAAFPASHMREAARRWCNRPDEAVRTLVAQRVLETTVGGQARFTHQLVQEAAYLTMSRRRRKGTHARILEMLEDGEAVADTEPLSHAELAAHAEKAELPESALEHLWNACQQALGLAAIESVLLLYQRAREVAAALPAELAAHERARFSLLAFDALQQLSCEQDAREDMLALAEGRVNLGPVAATVARINMAVLDWINGAPQAAEQWLAMAERDLAARESLPRRTYADVVGAYIANSLARPREAVDRIERLSARLDEGLRSKTFGAVVVIPHILARAFGAWYLTDLGDCKKARAWLTEALSLSRRHAHAYSRLLASLAHGYHHYRAGRNARAVAILRRAHATCLLHRFYGFEPACAGWLALSLIEQGLLDEAAQILQESVERGHFRKIRTSATYYLHEARARLALAQGDPALALTLAHEALTHCRDCGEAMHQLHAALLMEEILAVAQPEMTRTAERTELAERIRSVGIVTLQVRLNQLGWREGPLG, translated from the coding sequence GTGAGGGTCGCAGGCACTGGTTCCCCCGGCAATGGACCGGATGCAGGCTGGCCGCATTCCACCGGTCGCCCAGCTTCGGCTGAACTTGCCAGTTCGCTTGATACCATCCGCTTTGCCACCATCCTGTTTGCCGATATCGTCGGCTCCACCCGCCTCATCAGCACGCTTGATCCCGAAGATGCGCGCGATCTGCTGGATCGCGCCGTGCAGGTGATGAAAGACGCCATCCACGAATGCGGCGGAATGGTCGTGCGGGTTCAGGGCGATGGCGTGATGGCCGTGTTCGGCGTTCATCCCGCTGCCGAAGACCATGCCCTGCGCGCTGCCATTGCCGCCCGCAACGCGGTTGATCGGCTGCGCAATAGCAGCATGGGCGTGCTGCCTGCGCCACAGGCGCGCATCGGCATTCACGCCGGTCCTGTCCTGCTGCGCCAGCAGGACAATGATTTCGGCAGCATCATCGATCTTGTCGGCCATGCGGCCCACGTTGCCGGACAAGTGGAAAAGCTGGCCCCGCCGGGCAGCGTGGCCATCAGCCAGTCGACCCTTTCGTTGATTACCGAACATTGCGAAACCCGGCCCCTCGCCACCCAGTCTCATTCTGGTCAACCCGATCCTGACCACGGTATCGGCTCGGCCATTCTGGAACTGACCCGCGTCGAACTGGCGCGGGGCGATCATCTGCCGGTAAAGGGCAATTCCACCTTCCCCTTCGTGGGCCGCGATGGCCAGTTGGACCTGATCCGCAGGCTGGTGTTCCATCTGGCCACAGGGCGCGGCACCAGCCTGCGCTTCACAGGCGAAGCAGGCATTGGCAAAAGCCGCCTTCTGCTTGAAGCATCACGCATTGCCGCGGGCGTGGGCATCGTATTCCTGTCGGTCCGGGGCAACGCGCTGACCCGTGCGGTGCCGTTTGGCTGCCTTGCCGGTGCCGTGCGCCACATGGTGCAATTGCTTGCGCAATTCGGCGGCAGCTTTGCCGCCACCGGTCTGACGCACGACCAGCGGCTGTTCGTCGACGCCTTCCTCGAAGGGCAAACCGACTGGTTGCCTGAAATGTCGCCGGGTGATCGCAATCGCGTGGCGTCACAGGCCATTATCGCGCTGGTTCATGCGGTTTGCGCCAAAACGCCGCTTCTGCTGCTGGCCGACGATATCCAGTATATGGACATCGCCTCGTTGGCAGTTCTGTCCGCACTTGCCGCAGAAATCGGGCGTCCTGAAGTTGACCCTTCCGAAACGGAAGCGGGCCAAACCGTCCGCGCCGCCATCATCTTTGCCGGTCGGCCCGAAGCGTCGCGCTGGTTCGGCGCGGCCGGGGCCTCGCCTATCGCACTCGAACCGCTGTCAGGCTCAGCCAGCAGGCAGATGGTTGCGGCCATCACCACCATGGATGGCCTTTCCCCCGATACGCTCGACAACATTCTCGAACGGTCAGGCGGCCTGCCTCTGGCCCTTCAGGAATTTGCCGTATCGGCGCGCAGTGAAAGCGCGCGGCTGCCCGCCCGGCTGGATAACCTTCTGGCAGAACGGCTTGCCCTGCTGGACGATAACGCCACTCGCCTGTGCCAGCTTTGTTCGGCACTGGGTGCGGCATTCCCAGCCAGCCATATGCGCGAAGCTGCGCGCCGCTGGTGCAATCGCCCCGACGAAGCCGTGCGCACACTGGTCGCGCAGCGCGTGCTGGAAACCACGGTGGGAGGGCAGGCCCGCTTCACGCACCAACTGGTGCAGGAAGCGGCCTATCTCACCATGTCGCGCCGCCGGCGCAAAGGCACGCACGCACGCATTCTCGAAATGCTCGAAGATGGTGAAGCGGTGGCAGACACCGAACCGCTCAGCCATGCAGAACTTGCTGCCCACGCTGAAAAGGCAGAACTGCCCGAAAGCGCGCTCGAACACCTCTGGAATGCCTGTCAGCAGGCACTGGGCCTTGCCGCCATCGAATCTGTCCTGCTGCTTTACCAGCGCGCGCGGGAAGTGGCTGCCGCACTTCCGGCTGAACTGGCCGCGCACGAACGGGCACGGTTCTCGCTTCTGGCTTTCGATGCCCTGCAACAGCTTTCGTGCGAACAGGACGCCCGCGAAGACATGCTGGCCCTTGCCGAAGGCAGGGTAAACCTTGGCCCGGTTGCCGCCACCGTCGCGCGCATTAATATGGCCGTGCTCGACTGGATCAATGGCGCGCCCCAAGCGGCAGAACAGTGGCTGGCCATGGCAGAGCGGGATCTGGCCGCACGCGAAAGCCTGCCCCGCCGCACATATGCCGATGTCGTCGGTGCCTATATCGCCAATTCGCTGGCCCGCCCTCGCGAAGCGGTTGACCGTATCGAACGGCTGTCCGCGCGGCTTGACGAAGGTTTGCGCAGCAAGACGTTCGGCGCTGTGGTGGTCATTCCTCACATCCTCGCCCGCGCATTCGGGGCATGGTATCTGACCGATCTGGGCGATTGCAAAAAGGCACGCGCCTGGCTGACAGAGGCGCTGTCACTTTCACGCCGCCATGCCCACGCCTATTCGCGCCTGCTCGCCTCGCTCGCGCACGGCTATCACCACTATCGCGCCGGGCGCAACGCGCGGGCCGTGGCCATTCTGCGTCGCGCCCACGCCACATGCCTGCTGCACCGCTTCTATGGCTTCGAACCGGCCTGCGCCGGCTGGCTTGCGCTCAGCCTGATCGAACAGGGCCTGCTCGATGAAGCTGCGCAGATCCTGCAGGAATCAGTTGAACGCGGCCATTTCCGGAAAATCCGCACATCGGCTACCTATTACCTGCACGAAGCCCGCGCCCGGCTGGCGCTGGCGCAGGGTGATCCTGCACTTGCGCTCACGCTTGCGCATGAAGCGCTGACCCATTGCCGGGATTGCGGTGAAGCCATGCACCAGCTTCACGCAGCGCTGCTGATGGAAGAAATCCTTGCCGTGGCCCAGCCCGAAATGACACGCACGGCTGAGCGCACAGAACTTGCAGAACGCATTCGCTCGGTCGGCATTGTCACTCTGCAGGTGCGATTGAACCAGCTGGGATGGCGAGAAGGCCCGTTGGGATGA
- a CDS encoding Dyp-type peroxidase, with protein sequence MNSRAHLLFAETTRAPWLPIEQSKGLVAAGLKTLWSARQLLALSVALPWLIIVAVLWLTGASLPTAMAGAIAPALVITVLLTAFLAWLLARDEAANTPVDRTPSPRNLAAITARENAPGFVQNHMISVTRLRTAPIRRLSLSLAFNAIATMARLGLMRAGFLSTIGTIHAARWLVLPGTRQLVFTSNYGGSWESYLEDFITKSARGVTGVWSNTEGFPATSLLFCKGAEDGDRMKRFARCSMKPTAFWFSAYPDLAAATIRKQALIVSGLICRQRVSASPSDAEAWLDLFGTIPRPDYGLQYGEIQTLMFGGLRRHPNSRVVTFRFDPDGEREGDFTPRDHVRRWLADLIRDNVLSFGDKPPESFVCNIAFSAQGLARLGLADELGKAEGAGTAQGFPPAFALGMQDEGRKRALGDPATLDWDEDKAHVALLFYAKDEAAAHRIDAEIARAKGAGLVLSGQIETGLSSFDLDAFKNAWNKGDQLPEKATFAAIQPEGNDELSDEPFGFVDGISQPLVRGFPGGHGAADPVHAVEPGEFILGYSDNRGHFPPSPMVEGPRGTGGLDPTVLPAPAHEQPCQYPDFSAQNSHVRDFGRNGSYLVIRQLGQDVSGFNAELDSLAHKICASGDVINPFAGNLARTREWIAAKMVGRWRDGSTLVDNPFRPAFKTGQDAIAANSFLYKDADPQGQRCPFGAHVRRTFPRDSLAQTDPVELSVSNRHRLLRRGRPYLDKERKTALGTLFMCFNADIERQFEFVQQTWLGSPCFHGLEREPDPFVMHHGQDASEHRNARFTIPGRNAAITINPLQRHVTLRGGGYFFMPGRRALWFLAGPAFTADPAMHSLKTAAD encoded by the coding sequence ATGAACAGCCGCGCCCACCTGCTTTTTGCCGAAACCACCCGCGCCCCATGGCTGCCCATCGAACAGTCAAAGGGGCTGGTGGCGGCGGGGCTGAAAACGCTGTGGTCGGCCCGGCAACTGTTGGCGTTGAGCGTGGCGCTGCCTTGGCTGATAATCGTTGCTGTTCTGTGGCTTACGGGCGCTTCCTTGCCCACGGCCATGGCCGGAGCGATTGCCCCTGCACTGGTCATCACGGTTCTGCTGACAGCGTTTCTGGCCTGGCTTCTGGCGCGGGATGAAGCCGCCAACACCCCGGTTGATCGCACCCCCTCCCCGCGCAATCTGGCCGCCATCACCGCGCGCGAAAACGCACCCGGTTTTGTCCAGAACCACATGATAAGCGTTACCCGGTTACGCACCGCGCCCATCCGCCGCCTGTCATTATCGCTGGCTTTCAATGCGATAGCCACCATGGCCCGACTGGGCCTGATGCGGGCGGGGTTTCTGTCGACCATTGGCACGATCCACGCCGCGCGCTGGCTGGTTCTGCCCGGCACTCGTCAACTGGTGTTCACCAGCAACTATGGCGGAAGCTGGGAAAGCTATCTGGAAGACTTCATCACCAAATCCGCCCGCGGCGTTACGGGTGTGTGGAGCAACACCGAAGGCTTTCCCGCCACCAGCCTGCTGTTCTGCAAAGGTGCCGAAGACGGCGACCGGATGAAGCGGTTTGCCCGCTGTTCGATGAAGCCCACCGCATTCTGGTTTTCCGCATACCCTGACCTTGCCGCCGCCACGATCCGCAAGCAGGCCCTGATCGTCAGCGGGCTGATCTGCCGCCAGCGGGTAAGCGCATCGCCATCGGATGCCGAGGCGTGGCTGGACCTGTTCGGCACCATTCCGCGGCCCGATTACGGCCTGCAATACGGCGAAATCCAGACCCTGATGTTCGGCGGATTGCGTCGCCACCCCAACAGCCGCGTGGTCACTTTCCGGTTTGACCCTGACGGCGAACGCGAGGGCGATTTTACCCCGCGCGACCATGTGCGCCGCTGGCTGGCCGATCTGATCCGCGACAACGTGCTGTCATTTGGCGACAAACCGCCTGAAAGCTTTGTTTGCAACATTGCCTTCTCCGCACAAGGGCTTGCCCGGCTGGGGCTGGCAGATGAACTGGGCAAGGCAGAAGGCGCAGGCACAGCGCAGGGTTTCCCGCCCGCCTTTGCGCTGGGCATGCAGGACGAGGGACGAAAGCGTGCCTTAGGCGATCCGGCCACACTGGACTGGGATGAAGACAAGGCCCACGTCGCGCTGCTGTTCTATGCCAAGGACGAAGCTGCCGCCCACAGGATCGATGCCGAAATCGCCCGCGCCAAAGGTGCCGGGCTGGTGTTGTCAGGCCAGATCGAAACCGGACTGTCCAGCTTTGACCTGGATGCGTTCAAGAATGCATGGAACAAGGGCGATCAGTTGCCCGAAAAGGCCACATTTGCCGCCATACAGCCCGAAGGCAACGATGAGCTTTCCGATGAACCCTTCGGCTTCGTCGACGGCATTTCGCAACCGCTGGTGCGCGGATTTCCGGGCGGCCACGGCGCAGCCGATCCGGTCCATGCCGTGGAGCCGGGCGAGTTCATTCTGGGCTATAGCGACAATCGCGGCCACTTTCCGCCATCACCGATGGTCGAAGGTCCGCGCGGCACGGGAGGCCTTGATCCTACCGTGCTTCCGGCCCCTGCACATGAACAACCCTGCCAATATCCTGATTTTTCAGCGCAAAATAGCCACGTTCGCGATTTTGGCCGCAACGGTAGCTATCTGGTGATCCGGCAGTTGGGGCAAGATGTGTCGGGCTTCAACGCCGAACTGGACAGTCTGGCACACAAGATCTGCGCCAGCGGCGATGTCATCAATCCCTTTGCCGGGAACCTTGCCCGGACGCGCGAATGGATCGCCGCCAAGATGGTGGGCCGCTGGCGCGATGGATCAACGCTGGTCGACAACCCGTTCCGCCCGGCGTTCAAAACCGGGCAGGATGCGATCGCCGCCAATTCCTTTTTGTACAAGGATGCCGATCCTCAAGGACAGCGCTGCCCGTTTGGTGCGCATGTGCGCCGCACCTTCCCGCGTGACAGCCTTGCCCAGACCGACCCTGTGGAACTGTCCGTCAGCAATCGCCACCGCCTTTTGCGGCGCGGCCGCCCCTATCTGGACAAGGAGCGCAAGACCGCGCTGGGCACGCTGTTCATGTGCTTCAACGCCGATATCGAGCGGCAGTTCGAATTCGTGCAACAGACCTGGCTAGGGTCACCCTGCTTCCACGGGCTGGAACGCGAACCCGACCCCTTCGTGATGCATCACGGACAGGACGCCAGCGAGCATCGCAACGCCCGCTTCACGATTCCGGGGCGCAATGCCGCGATCACCATCAATCCGCTCCAACGCCACGTTACTTTGCGCGGTGGCGGCTATTTCTTCATGCCGGGCCGCCGCGCGCTGTGGTTCCTTGCCGGGCCAGCCTTTACCGCCGACCCTGCCATGCACAGCCTGAAGACAGCGGCAGACTGA
- the rpoH gene encoding RNA polymerase sigma factor RpoH, producing MSKEKSAVTVPALGGEASLNRYLSEIRKFPVLTAEQEYMLAKRFQEHQDPEAAAQLVTSHLRLVAKIAMGYRGYGLPVSELISEGNIGLMQGVKKFEPDRGFRLATYAMWWIKASMQEFILRSWSLVKMGTTAAQKKLFFNLRRMKKNLEAFEDSDLHPDDVRKIATDLGVPEQEVVNMNRRMMMGGDASLNVSMREDGEGSWQDWLTDDRPLQDETVAEAEEAKYRHELLVQAMDSLNERERHILTDRRLIDDPKTLEELSQVYNVSRERVRQIEVRAFEKLQKAIQRIAVERKLIPAM from the coding sequence GTGAGTAAGGAAAAGAGCGCTGTGACGGTTCCTGCCCTTGGCGGTGAAGCCAGCCTCAACCGCTATCTCTCGGAGATCCGCAAGTTTCCCGTGCTGACGGCTGAGCAGGAATACATGCTCGCCAAGCGTTTTCAGGAACATCAGGATCCCGAAGCTGCCGCCCAACTGGTAACGAGCCATCTGCGGCTCGTGGCGAAGATTGCCATGGGCTATCGCGGATATGGCCTGCCGGTCAGCGAACTGATCTCTGAGGGCAATATCGGCCTGATGCAGGGCGTGAAGAAATTCGAGCCAGATCGCGGTTTCCGTCTGGCGACTTATGCCATGTGGTGGATCAAGGCCTCGATGCAGGAATTTATCCTGCGGTCGTGGAGCCTTGTGAAAATGGGCACCACTGCGGCGCAGAAGAAGCTGTTCTTCAACCTGCGCCGGATGAAGAAGAACCTTGAAGCGTTCGAGGATTCGGACCTGCACCCTGACGACGTGCGCAAGATCGCCACCGATCTTGGCGTACCCGAACAGGAAGTGGTCAACATGAACCGCCGCATGATGATGGGGGGCGATGCGTCGCTCAACGTCTCCATGCGCGAAGACGGCGAAGGTTCGTGGCAGGACTGGCTGACCGACGATCGTCCGCTGCAGGATGAAACCGTGGCAGAGGCTGAAGAGGCAAAGTACCGGCACGAATTGCTTGTGCAGGCTATGGACAGCCTGAACGAGCGTGAACGCCACATTCTGACCGACCGCCGCCTGATTGACGACCCCAAGACGCTGGAGGAACTGTCGCAGGTTTACAATGTCAGCCGTGAACGGGTGCGACAGATCGAAGTGCGCGCATTTGAAAAGCTGCAGAAGGCGATTCAACGCATCGCTGTGGAGCGCAAGCTGATCCCGGCAATGTGA
- a CDS encoding RluA family pseudouridine synthase encodes MGAFDSIIAGTIANDGQRLDKALADVSGLSRERVKALLAEGQIWLGGALATQASAKVAQGTKFEIRVPQAVPAEAVAQDIPLAVVYEDEALVVVDKPAGLVVHPAAGNADGTLVNALLHHCRGQLSGIGGVARPGIVHRIDKDTSGLLVVAKTDVAHEGLAAQFADHSIVRAYKCVTGGLPVPPSGTVRGAIARSSHDRKKMALVEDGRGKHAVTHYRTLATLEGAALVECRLETGRTHQVRVHLASIGHALLGDPVYGRTPPKLRPLLVRLGFQRQALHAAELGFIHPVSGRPLHFVSATPVDMRELIVELCAEGQDAKVMAMV; translated from the coding sequence ATGGGGGCTTTTGACAGCATCATTGCGGGCACGATTGCCAATGACGGGCAGCGACTGGACAAGGCGCTGGCCGATGTCAGCGGGCTTTCTCGCGAACGGGTGAAGGCACTGTTGGCCGAAGGGCAAATCTGGCTGGGCGGCGCGCTTGCCACGCAGGCTTCGGCCAAAGTTGCGCAAGGCACCAAATTCGAGATTCGCGTGCCGCAAGCCGTGCCGGCCGAAGCGGTGGCGCAGGATATTCCGCTGGCCGTGGTCTATGAAGACGAAGCGCTGGTTGTGGTGGACAAGCCTGCCGGGCTGGTGGTGCATCCGGCGGCGGGCAATGCTGATGGCACACTGGTCAACGCGCTGCTGCACCATTGCCGGGGCCAGCTTTCGGGCATAGGCGGCGTGGCGCGGCCCGGTATCGTGCACCGGATCGACAAGGACACTTCCGGTTTGTTGGTGGTGGCCAAGACCGATGTGGCGCACGAAGGGCTGGCGGCACAATTTGCCGATCATTCGATTGTCCGGGCCTATAAATGCGTGACGGGCGGGTTGCCCGTGCCACCTTCTGGAACAGTGCGCGGGGCGATTGCGCGGTCCAGCCATGATCGCAAGAAGATGGCGTTGGTTGAGGACGGACGCGGCAAGCACGCGGTCACCCATTATCGAACGCTGGCGACGCTGGAGGGGGCGGCGCTAGTGGAATGCAGGCTGGAAACCGGCAGAACCCACCAGGTCCGCGTTCACCTTGCGTCAATCGGTCACGCGCTATTGGGTGATCCTGTCTATGGACGTACACCGCCCAAACTTCGGCCACTGCTTGTACGGCTTGGATTCCAGCGTCAGGCGCTGCATGCAGCCGAACTGGGGTTCATCCATCCTGTCAGCGGCCGCCCTTTGCACTTCGTCAGTGCGACGCCCGTCGATATGCGGGAACTTATCGTCGAACTTTGCGCTGAAGGGCAGGATGCCAAAGTTATGGCAATGGTGTAG
- a CDS encoding M48 family metalloprotease — protein MALLSFGVPAHSQSFGDLLGSAKKVAQAATISDEQIVSYFSQMSDELDRQNTIPPAKNPYAVRLAKLTTGLVSYDGLKLDIKAYLASDVNAFAMGDGTVRVYSGLMDKFTDDEVRCVIGHEIGHVKLEHGKKRMKLALQKDAALSVAGTASGGVRKLASSELGGLIGNVLNAQHSQAAETAADDYALTFMAAKNYPQPACATAMDKLAALGGGGGIGLLKTHPDPAQRAKRMRAKIK, from the coding sequence GTGGCCCTGCTTTCTTTTGGAGTGCCGGCTCATTCGCAGAGTTTTGGCGATTTACTGGGTTCGGCCAAGAAGGTTGCACAGGCTGCAACGATCTCGGACGAGCAGATCGTATCCTACTTCTCGCAGATGTCCGATGAACTGGACCGGCAGAACACGATTCCTCCGGCCAAGAACCCCTATGCCGTTCGCCTGGCCAAACTCACCACGGGGCTGGTCAGCTATGACGGACTGAAGCTTGATATCAAGGCCTACCTCGCCAGCGACGTGAATGCCTTTGCCATGGGCGATGGCACGGTGCGGGTCTATTCTGGGCTGATGGACAAGTTTACCGACGATGAAGTGCGTTGCGTGATCGGCCATGAGATTGGGCATGTGAAGCTTGAGCATGGGAAAAAACGCATGAAACTCGCGCTGCAAAAGGACGCAGCGTTGAGCGTTGCGGGCACAGCCAGCGGCGGCGTGCGCAAGCTTGCCAGTTCGGAACTTGGCGGGCTGATCGGGAATGTGCTGAACGCCCAGCATTCGCAAGCAGCAGAAACTGCGGCTGATGATTACGCGCTGACATTCATGGCCGCTAAAAACTACCCGCAGCCAGCCTGCGCCACTGCGATGGACAAATTGGCGGCACTGGGTGGCGGTGGCGGCATCGGGCTGCTGAAAACCCACCCTGACCCCGCCCAGCGGGCCAAGCGGATGCGTGCGAAGATCAAGTGA
- a CDS encoding Mov34/MPN/PAD-1 family protein translates to MALTISHSAHASMLAISRDTAPNEACGLLFGNSSHIETCVPTANVAPDRTRHFEIDPAALVAAHRAARDGSGPDVIGYFHSHPNGLARPSAIDAASAASDGRIWAIVASEAITCWCDGPDGFEPLSYVVAQG, encoded by the coding sequence ATGGCCCTCACGATCAGCCATTCCGCCCACGCATCCATGCTCGCCATTTCGCGCGACACCGCGCCAAACGAGGCTTGCGGTCTGCTGTTTGGCAATAGTTCACACATTGAAACCTGCGTGCCGACCGCCAATGTCGCGCCAGACCGCACGCGCCATTTCGAGATCGATCCTGCCGCACTGGTTGCTGCCCACCGCGCCGCGCGCGATGGTTCCGGGCCGGACGTAATCGGCTATTTCCATTCGCACCCCAACGGCCTTGCGCGTCCTTCGGCCATCGATGCCGCCAGCGCGGCGAGCGATGGGCGGATATGGGCGATCGTGGCAAGCGAGGCGATTACGTGTTGGTGCGATGGGCCTGACGGGTTCGAACCGCTTTCCTATGTGGTCGCACAAGGCTAA
- a CDS encoding histidine phosphotransferase family protein: protein MTASALDLASLLCSRLCHDMLSPVGALSNGLELLAEEKDPEMRQRCFELLEQSAKASADKLKFFRLAFGAAGGLGDQVPVGEARALVDALAGSNGRITVNWMFGADYLAKPAAKTLLNLALIGLDALVRGGTLDIGAEVRDGTTEIVVRAAGQRVAFDATVGQALEGTLPAAELSSRTAPAAMVQQLAASVGGGVQVHVTAESLVMGAVLPAA from the coding sequence ATGACCGCCTCCGCTCTCGATCTTGCCAGCCTGCTCTGCTCACGCCTGTGCCACGACATGCTCAGCCCGGTGGGCGCGCTTTCCAACGGACTTGAGCTTCTGGCCGAAGAAAAAGACCCGGAAATGCGCCAGCGCTGCTTCGAACTTCTCGAACAAAGCGCCAAGGCATCGGCTGACAAGCTTAAGTTCTTCCGTCTGGCCTTTGGCGCGGCAGGCGGCCTTGGCGATCAGGTGCCGGTGGGCGAAGCGCGCGCGCTGGTCGATGCACTGGCTGGTTCGAACGGACGGATCACGGTGAACTGGATGTTCGGCGCGGACTATCTAGCCAAGCCTGCCGCCAAGACCTTGCTGAACCTTGCCCTGATCGGGCTGGATGCGCTGGTGCGCGGCGGCACGCTGGATATCGGCGCAGAAGTGCGGGACGGCACCACCGAAATCGTCGTCCGCGCCGCCGGACAGCGCGTGGCATTCGATGCAACCGTGGGGCAGGCGCTCGAAGGTACCCTGCCCGCAGCAGAACTTTCCAGCCGCACGGCTCCTGCGGCCATGGTGCAGCAGCTTGCCGCATCGGTCGGCGGCGGCGTGCAGGTCCATGTCACGGCAGAAAGCCTGGTCATGGGCGCCGTTCTTCCGGCGGCCTGA
- a CDS encoding N-acetylmuramoyl-L-alanine amidase gives MRRWLVHRDVPSPNWNERKLPISMVVLHYTGMESGQAALDRLCDPAAEVSAHYMIDEDGTVTQLVDEDKRAWHAGRSSWRGITDVNSASIGIEMVNPGHEFGYRPFTDEQIEALLPLLADIVKRHNIPRANVVGHSDVAPARKDDPGELFPWEVLARHRLCLPTPKLTMRLLYDNEGAFFLALERFGYDITDQPAAVRAFQRRWRPQRIDGIVDGQIGALLFELLLERDLGHAR, from the coding sequence ATGCGCCGCTGGCTCGTCCATCGCGATGTGCCCTCGCCCAACTGGAACGAGCGCAAATTGCCGATCTCGATGGTCGTGCTGCATTATACCGGCATGGAATCCGGGCAAGCCGCACTAGATCGGTTGTGCGATCCAGCGGCGGAAGTCTCTGCCCATTACATGATCGACGAGGACGGCACCGTCACCCAGCTTGTCGATGAGGACAAGCGCGCGTGGCATGCCGGGCGGTCATCATGGCGCGGCATCACCGACGTCAATTCGGCCTCGATCGGCATCGAAATGGTCAATCCGGGCCACGAATTCGGCTATCGCCCCTTTACCGATGAACAGATTGAGGCGCTGCTGCCGCTGCTGGCCGACATCGTGAAACGCCACAACATTCCACGCGCCAACGTGGTCGGCCATTCCGACGTTGCGCCCGCGCGCAAGGACGATCCGGGCGAACTGTTCCCGTGGGAAGTGCTGGCCCGCCATCGCCTGTGCCTGCCCACGCCCAAGCTGACCATGCGGCTGCTGTACGACAATGAAGGCGCGTTCTTCCTCGCACTCGAACGCTTCGGCTATGACATCACCGATCAGCCCGCCGCCGTGCGCGCGTTTCAGCGGCGATGGCGGCCCCAGCGGATCGACGGAATCGTCGACGGCCAGATCGGCGCGCTTCTTTTCGAACTGCTGTTGGAACGCGACCTCGGCCATGCTAGGTGA